A window of the Syntrophaceae bacterium genome harbors these coding sequences:
- a CDS encoding diguanylate cyclase, which produces MKLTIRRKLLLGYFAMAFLTVLASLYAVLSLGRLSDLAYLIINEDVPVVETAKGLSETLLAQESAEKKFLILKDPQLTEIFWSLSREFKTGLESMGKNRSTTITKRVSLIGLLHRQYGEIFQKEIALVQENKVDEARVLSEQEGKPLLDQMASSLRDCQKRGERDVDSRMNLINEQGLRASRITILLSLVSLLGGMIVALFITYNISIPLRKLEKATGVIAEGNFDPAIQMERDDEIGSLAQAFGVMTERLKELEALNLDASPLTGLPGNLAIERELEQRRGEGKMFSLCHVDLDNFKPFADKYGYAWGSEVIKEVAKILTQHLDAAGEEEVFVAHIGGDDFVLIAEPVVAEAMSRQLVEEFEGHIQSFYSAEDRERGSIEGKDRKGQAQKFPLITVSVAIVTDDGSRFPSALSMAKKAAELKEYAKTLPGSNYVKQETLGKAIS; this is translated from the coding sequence ATGAAACTGACCATCCGCCGAAAACTGCTTCTTGGCTACTTCGCCATGGCCTTTCTGACGGTCCTGGCCAGTCTCTACGCCGTGCTCAGCCTCGGGCGGCTGAGCGATCTGGCCTACCTGATCATCAATGAGGACGTTCCGGTGGTGGAGACCGCCAAGGGCCTCTCGGAGACACTCCTGGCCCAGGAGAGCGCGGAAAAGAAGTTCCTGATCCTCAAGGATCCCCAACTGACGGAGATCTTCTGGAGCCTGAGCCGGGAATTCAAGACGGGCCTGGAATCCATGGGGAAGAACCGCTCGACGACCATCACGAAGCGGGTATCCCTGATCGGCCTTCTCCACCGGCAGTACGGGGAGATTTTCCAGAAAGAGATTGCCCTCGTTCAGGAAAACAAGGTCGACGAAGCCCGGGTCCTGTCGGAGCAGGAGGGCAAGCCGCTTCTGGACCAGATGGCCTCTTCTCTGCGGGACTGTCAGAAGCGGGGGGAACGGGACGTCGACTCCCGAATGAACCTGATCAATGAACAGGGCCTCCGGGCCTCGCGAATCACGATCCTGCTCAGCCTCGTCAGCCTCTTGGGCGGGATGATCGTCGCCCTGTTTATTACCTACAACATATCGATTCCGCTGAGGAAACTTGAGAAGGCCACGGGGGTGATCGCCGAGGGGAACTTCGACCCGGCCATTCAGATGGAGCGGGACGATGAGATCGGCTCCCTGGCCCAGGCCTTTGGAGTCATGACGGAGCGACTGAAGGAACTGGAGGCCCTGAATCTTGACGCTTCGCCCCTGACGGGGCTCCCAGGGAATCTGGCCATCGAACGGGAACTGGAACAGCGAAGGGGGGAAGGAAAAATGTTCTCCCTCTGCCACGTGGACCTTGACAACTTCAAGCCCTTCGCCGACAAGTATGGATACGCGTGGGGCAGCGAGGTCATCAAGGAGGTGGCCAAGATCCTGACACAGCATCTGGATGCGGCGGGCGAGGAGGAAGTCTTCGTCGCCCATATCGGCGGGGACGACTTTGTACTCATTGCCGAGCCGGTGGTCGCCGAGGCGATGAGTCGCCAGCTCGTGGAGGAATTTGAGGGGCACATCCAGTCCTTCTACAGCGCCGAGGACCGGGAGCGCGGCTCCATCGAAGGGAAAGACCGAAAGGGACAGGCTCAGAAATTCCCCCTGATCACCGTGAGCGTGGCCATCGTTACGGACGACGGAAGCCGTTTCCCGAGTGCGCTGTCGATGGCGAAAAAGGCGGCGGAGCTCAAGGAGTACGCCAAGACACTGCCGGGAAGCAACTACGTGAAACAGGAGACATTGGGAAAGGCGATCTCATGA
- a CDS encoding iron transporter produces the protein MNAAIREGFRNGLGKGWDGFVWMIQIIVPVSLLTSLLAWSGWLREIDFIVRPLMNAISLPAMAALPLVIGMFAGIYGAIAAMAVLPMNQAEMTLVAIFALMAHNLIQEGIIQARSGIHPFKATLFRLVSACLTVMAVAALMGYAPSGEAAALAGPASVRGPLGQALLEWLVSTVKLTAIIFVVIMALLSVLEIMKSLGWIHPIVRACVPILRLMGLDEKVGILWMTAIVFGLSYGGAVIVEEARQGHLTREDLETLHLSIGMNHSMVEDPSYFIALGLNPVWLYLPRLVAAILTVWLIRLWYRLSGRIPHSS, from the coding sequence ATGAACGCGGCAATCCGGGAGGGGTTCAGAAACGGCCTCGGCAAGGGATGGGACGGCTTCGTCTGGATGATCCAGATCATTGTACCCGTCTCCCTGCTGACGTCGCTTTTGGCCTGGAGCGGCTGGCTCCGGGAGATCGATTTCATCGTCCGGCCCCTCATGAACGCCATCAGCCTCCCGGCCATGGCGGCCCTGCCGCTGGTGATCGGCATGTTCGCGGGAATCTACGGCGCCATCGCGGCCATGGCCGTCCTGCCGATGAACCAGGCGGAAATGACCCTCGTGGCGATTTTTGCCCTGATGGCCCACAACCTCATCCAGGAAGGGATCATTCAGGCCCGGTCGGGAATCCACCCGTTCAAGGCAACCCTCTTCCGCCTGGTCTCCGCCTGCCTGACCGTAATGGCCGTCGCGGCGCTGATGGGATACGCTCCGTCCGGGGAGGCGGCCGCTCTCGCCGGCCCTGCTTCCGTGCGAGGTCCCCTGGGCCAGGCCCTGCTGGAGTGGCTGGTCTCAACGGTGAAGCTGACGGCGATCATCTTCGTTGTCATCATGGCCCTTCTCTCCGTCCTGGAAATCATGAAAAGCCTGGGTTGGATTCACCCCATCGTCCGGGCCTGCGTGCCGATCCTCCGACTCATGGGCCTCGATGAAAAGGTGGGGATCCTGTGGATGACGGCCATTGTCTTCGGCCTCTCCTACGGGGGAGCCGTCATCGTCGAGGAGGCCCGGCAGGGCCACCTGACCCGGGAAGACCTGGAGACCCTGCATCTTTCCATCGGCATGAATCACTCGATGGTGGAGGATCCGTCCTATTTCATCGCCCTCGGCCTCAATCCCGTCTGGCTTTACCTGCCGCGGCTCGTGGCTGCGATCCTCACGGTCTGGCTCATCCGCCTGTGGTACCGGCTGTCGGGGCGGATCCCCCATTCCTCCTGA
- a CDS encoding phenylacetate--CoA ligase, with the protein MIYNEEFETLPREALEALQLKRLRQVVQRVYHTVGFYRKAFDEAGVKPEDVKSLSDLQRLPFTTKQDLRDNYPFGLFAVPMSSVVRLHASSGTTGRATVVGYTKRDIEHWSELMARCFVAAGLTKNDIIHNAYGYGLFTGGLGAHYGAERLGASVIPISGGNTKRQIMILQDFGPTAICCTPSYALNLAEQGKAMGIDMRSLRLRVGVFGAEPWSDEMRNQIEDALDIQAMNIYGLSEVMGPGVSMECTEGRQGMHIFEDHFLAEIINPLTGEVLPPGEEGELVFTTLTKEAFPLVRYRTRDVTRLVQDPCRCGRSHVRMDRVMGRSDDMLIIRGVNVFPSQIEAVLVGIDGLEPHYQLLVDREGTLDTLEVQVEVREEAFANADEVKVLQRTERRIVKDLKDYLGISAKVKLVEPKSLQRFEGKASRVIDKRKI; encoded by the coding sequence ATGATCTACAATGAAGAGTTCGAAACGCTGCCGAGGGAGGCTCTGGAAGCGCTGCAGCTCAAGCGGCTCCGGCAGGTCGTCCAGCGGGTCTATCATACAGTCGGGTTTTACCGGAAGGCCTTCGACGAGGCCGGGGTGAAGCCCGAGGACGTGAAGAGCCTCTCGGACCTCCAGCGACTTCCATTCACGACCAAACAGGATCTGCGAGATAATTATCCCTTCGGCCTCTTCGCTGTCCCCATGAGCAGCGTCGTCCGTCTCCACGCCTCTTCCGGAACGACCGGCCGGGCCACCGTGGTGGGCTACACGAAGCGGGACATCGAGCACTGGTCGGAGCTGATGGCCCGCTGCTTCGTCGCCGCCGGGCTCACGAAAAACGACATCATCCACAACGCATACGGTTACGGCCTCTTCACGGGCGGCCTCGGCGCCCACTACGGAGCGGAGCGGCTGGGAGCCAGCGTCATCCCCATCTCGGGGGGCAACACGAAGCGGCAGATCATGATCCTCCAGGACTTCGGCCCCACCGCCATCTGCTGCACCCCTTCCTACGCGCTGAACCTGGCGGAACAGGGAAAGGCCATGGGCATCGACATGCGGTCCCTGAGGCTCAGGGTCGGCGTCTTCGGGGCGGAGCCCTGGAGCGACGAGATGCGCAACCAGATCGAGGACGCCCTGGACATCCAGGCCATGAACATCTACGGGTTGTCGGAGGTCATGGGCCCCGGCGTCTCCATGGAGTGCACCGAGGGCCGCCAGGGAATGCACATCTTCGAGGACCATTTCCTCGCCGAGATCATCAACCCCTTAACGGGTGAGGTCCTGCCGCCCGGGGAAGAGGGCGAACTGGTCTTCACCACCCTCACGAAGGAGGCCTTCCCCCTCGTCCGGTACCGGACCCGGGACGTTACGCGCCTCGTCCAGGACCCCTGCCGCTGCGGCCGCAGCCACGTGCGGATGGACCGGGTCATGGGACGGAGCGACGACATGCTCATCATCCGCGGCGTCAACGTCTTCCCCTCCCAGATCGAGGCCGTCCTCGTCGGCATCGACGGGCTGGAGCCGCATTACCAGCTCCTGGTGGATCGGGAAGGCACCCTGGACACACTGGAAGTTCAGGTCGAGGTCAGGGAAGAGGCGTTCGCCAACGCCGATGAAGTAAAGGTTCTCCAACGGACCGAGCGGCGGATCGTGAAGGACCTGAAGGATTATCTCGGCATCTCCGCCAAGGTCAAACTGGTGGAACCGAAGTCCCTCCAGCGCTTCGAGGGCAAGGCCAGCCGGGTCATCGACAAACGGAAAATCTGA
- a CDS encoding ACT domain-containing protein, translating to MKVEQISVFLENKPGVLEEVMKALKEANINIRTLSLADTSDFGILRLIVNDVTATSTILKAKGFRVSRTTVVAVEVPDRPGGLHSILEALGGEAINIEYLYAFVEKSGENAVIIFRYDNPDRAIEVLQKKGFSVLSGEKLYSM from the coding sequence ATGAAGGTGGAACAGATCTCCGTATTTCTGGAAAACAAGCCGGGGGTGCTCGAAGAGGTGATGAAGGCGCTCAAGGAAGCCAACATCAACATTCGCACCCTGTCCCTGGCCGACACATCGGATTTCGGCATTCTCCGGCTCATCGTCAACGACGTCACGGCCACCAGCACGATCCTCAAGGCCAAGGGATTCCGGGTCAGCCGCACCACGGTGGTGGCCGTGGAGGTGCCGGACCGGCCGGGAGGGCTGCATTCCATCCTGGAAGCCCTTGGAGGCGAGGCCATCAATATCGAGTACCTCTACGCCTTCGTGGAGAAAAGCGGCGAAAACGCCGTCATCATCTTCCGGTACGACAACCCCGACCGGGCCATCGAAGTCCTTCAGAAGAAGGGATTCTCCGTCCTCTCGGGAGAAAAGCTTTACTCCATGTGA
- a CDS encoding cytidylate kinase-like family protein — protein MKAKPRSLEQLVKEQLDKWNGLPVQTRKTKERPAPVITVSREPGCGGTAIARKLASALGMDLVSGQIIQKVADSAEMSEKVVASLDEKQVTRRDDWLTSLFEVRHLWPDSYLRHLTKVVGTVGRHGNAVILGRGANFMLPPEETFRIRLIGPLEARIARVMKDKKVSGSEAEEYVVRTESDRNAFVRKYFHADIGDPAHYDMILDTSRLGIDGVVESVKSAYAAWRKLAG, from the coding sequence ATGAAAGCCAAGCCCCGCTCCCTCGAACAACTGGTGAAAGAGCAACTTGACAAATGGAACGGCCTGCCGGTTCAGACCAGGAAAACGAAGGAAAGACCCGCTCCCGTCATCACCGTCTCCCGGGAACCCGGATGCGGGGGCACAGCCATCGCCCGCAAGCTGGCATCAGCGCTCGGCATGGACCTGGTCAGCGGCCAGATCATCCAGAAGGTGGCGGACAGCGCCGAGATGAGCGAAAAGGTCGTGGCTTCCCTGGACGAAAAACAGGTCACCCGCCGCGACGACTGGCTGACATCCCTTTTCGAAGTCCGCCACCTCTGGCCGGACAGCTATCTCCGCCATCTGACGAAAGTCGTCGGCACCGTCGGGCGGCACGGAAACGCGGTCATCCTAGGCCGGGGCGCCAATTTCATGCTCCCGCCGGAGGAGACCTTCCGGATCCGCCTGATCGGTCCCCTGGAGGCCCGCATCGCCCGGGTCATGAAAGACAAAAAGGTCTCCGGGAGCGAGGCGGAGGAATACGTCGTTCGCACCGAGTCGGACCGGAATGCCTTCGTGCGGAAATATTTCCATGCCGACATCGGCGACCCCGCCCACTATGACATGATCCTCGACACGAGCCGCCTCGGCATCGATGGCGTTGTGGAGAGCGTCAAATCCGCTTATGCGGCGTGGCGGAAGCTCGCCGGCTGA
- a CDS encoding PAS domain S-box protein has translation MAKNTAQQNPADELAGLRRRIADLEKAEQVRHAGEALLASIIGGSPIPAFVIGRDHRILYWNRALEELSRIRADEVVGTNQHWRAFYARERPCLADLLVDGALKAIPTWYTGKYIPSKLIDEAYEATDFFPELGEEGRWLRFTAAVLRDAGGSLVGVVETLEDITERRQAEEALRAAHEELESRVRDRTAELAKANLALKETTEHLSLILESLPIVSYSRQAEPPFALTYVSATAREMTGFDPERFLEDPGFRESRVHPDDRARLPQVPKARRHQGRSEYRFRIADGSYRWFSDYWRLLRHSGGPPPQIAGVWQDVTEEKRMRQEAELRLQQMIQTHKLTALGEVVAGVAHEINNPVSFISYNIPLLEEIWSAVEPSIHRLGEIDPRWKNRDVKPEEIIRHMREIIEAFRVASNRISRVITNLKEFSRSDERSTRMKPLQVSEAVQGALLIVGGQIRRTVSTIEQRIEPDLPPILGNIQKLEQVLTNLLINAHQAMPGGGRKGRITVSARSVPRLDAVLLEVEDNGRGIPRENLGHLFDPFFTTRRDSGGTGLGLSISYGLVREHNGLIGVLSRPGAGSRFSVFLPVEGKTLPKVLPSILCLGTDLEFLGTLKAALVEVETWEAGSGIGAPTVLKYLDEHPEVDTVVTERNLPDLDGRDLVKAVRNRFPLVEVLLCASEEEVRQLSAEGATGEILAKPSAARRLQKILEEKGRLRL, from the coding sequence GTGGCGAAGAACACGGCACAGCAGAATCCGGCGGACGAGTTGGCCGGCCTCCGGCGAAGGATTGCGGACCTGGAAAAAGCGGAACAGGTCCGCCACGCCGGCGAGGCCCTCCTGGCCAGCATCATCGGCGGCTCCCCGATTCCGGCCTTTGTCATCGGGCGGGACCACCGGATCCTCTACTGGAACCGGGCCCTGGAGGAGCTCAGCCGGATCCGCGCCGACGAGGTCGTGGGCACAAACCAGCACTGGCGGGCCTTCTACGCCCGGGAACGGCCCTGCCTGGCGGACCTCCTGGTGGACGGTGCCCTGAAGGCCATTCCCACCTGGTACACCGGGAAATACATTCCCTCCAAGCTCATCGACGAGGCCTACGAAGCCACGGACTTCTTTCCCGAACTGGGAGAAGAGGGGCGCTGGCTGCGGTTCACCGCCGCCGTACTCCGCGACGCCGGGGGCAGTCTCGTAGGGGTCGTGGAGACCCTGGAGGACATCACGGAGCGGCGCCAGGCCGAGGAAGCTCTTCGTGCCGCCCACGAGGAACTGGAATCGAGGGTCCGGGATCGGACCGCAGAGCTGGCCAAGGCCAACCTCGCCCTCAAGGAGACCACGGAGCATCTCTCCCTGATCCTCGAGTCCCTGCCGATCGTCTCATACAGCCGCCAGGCGGAGCCACCCTTCGCCCTCACGTACGTGAGCGCCACGGCAAGGGAAATGACGGGTTTCGACCCCGAGCGCTTCCTGGAGGACCCGGGATTCCGGGAAAGCCGCGTTCATCCGGACGACCGGGCACGGCTTCCGCAGGTGCCGAAGGCGCGTCGGCATCAGGGCCGATCGGAGTACCGCTTCCGCATCGCCGACGGAAGCTACCGATGGTTCTCCGACTACTGGCGCCTGCTCCGCCACTCCGGGGGACCGCCTCCCCAGATCGCCGGCGTCTGGCAGGACGTGACGGAAGAGAAGCGGATGCGGCAGGAAGCGGAACTCAGGCTCCAGCAGATGATCCAGACCCACAAGCTCACCGCCCTGGGCGAGGTGGTGGCCGGGGTGGCCCATGAGATCAACAACCCGGTCAGTTTCATCTCCTACAACATTCCCCTCCTGGAGGAGATCTGGAGCGCCGTCGAGCCCAGTATCCACCGCCTCGGAGAGATCGACCCGCGCTGGAAGAACCGGGACGTCAAGCCCGAAGAGATCATCCGGCACATGCGGGAGATCATCGAGGCCTTCCGCGTCGCCTCCAACCGGATCAGCCGGGTCATCACGAACCTGAAGGAGTTTTCCCGCTCCGACGAGCGCTCCACCCGGATGAAGCCCCTGCAGGTTTCAGAGGCCGTCCAGGGAGCCCTCCTGATCGTCGGCGGCCAGATCCGCCGGACCGTCTCCACGATCGAGCAGCGCATCGAGCCCGACCTGCCCCCGATCCTGGGAAACATCCAGAAGCTGGAGCAGGTCCTGACGAACCTGCTCATCAACGCCCACCAGGCCATGCCGGGCGGCGGCCGGAAGGGCCGCATCACCGTCTCGGCCCGTTCCGTTCCCCGTCTGGACGCGGTCCTCCTCGAGGTGGAAGACAACGGCCGGGGCATCCCCCGGGAAAACCTGGGGCACCTCTTCGATCCCTTCTTCACCACCCGGCGGGATTCGGGCGGAACCGGGCTGGGCCTGTCCATTTCCTACGGCCTCGTACGGGAGCACAACGGCCTCATCGGCGTTCTCTCCCGGCCCGGTGCGGGGAGCCGTTTTTCCGTCTTTCTGCCCGTCGAGGGCAAGACCCTGCCGAAGGTCCTGCCGTCCATCCTGTGCCTGGGAACGGACCTTGAATTTCTCGGCACCCTGAAGGCCGCCCTGGTGGAGGTGGAAACCTGGGAGGCCGGTTCCGGGATCGGCGCACCCACCGTCCTGAAATACCTGGATGAGCACCCGGAAGTGGACACGGTGGTCACGGAACGGAACCTCCCGGATCTGGACGGGCGCGATCTGGTCAAGGCCGTCCGGAACCGGTTTCCCCTGGTGGAGGTGCTGCTCTGCGCCTCCGAGGAGGAGGTCCGGCAGCTGTCCGCCGAGGGAGCCACCGGAGAGATTCTTGCCAAGCCCTCCGCGGCGAGGCGGCTGCAGAAAATCCTGGAAGAAAAGGGGAGGTTGAGACTGTGA
- a CDS encoding sigma-54-dependent Fis family transcriptional regulator, which translates to MRILAVDDEEISLSSIKRLLNWRGYKDVETCRSGAEAIRRLRMEDFDIVLLDLLMPEVDGLTVLETVKPYLPQTEFIILTAVDDLSTTVRAIRTGAYDYLVKPVDNELLILTIQRAFERRGLLNSLAPVAAGRVSDTPEAFTAIVTKCPRMRSLLAYAQVMARSGNPVLITGESGTGKELVAQGIHRAGPSPEGPFVAVNVSAIPTTMFETQFFGHARGAFTGAESSYRGFFEQADGGTLFLDEIGELPPGLQAKLLRVLEDKTFTPLGSSRAVQVDVRVISATNMDLDRACQEGRFRLDLFYRLKSAHIHLPPLREREGDIALLANHFLKEAGRRYAKEISGFSPEAMEILMQGQYPGNVRELAQAVENAVLLADTPWILPRHLGAAALRPAPFARRLCTLKENDEAHVAYVLMNTGGDRKQTARILGITVRQLQRKLAQMRRDTGWQAYLDDSSAP; encoded by the coding sequence GTGAGAATCCTGGCCGTGGACGACGAGGAGATCTCTCTCTCCTCGATCAAAAGGCTTTTGAACTGGCGCGGTTACAAAGATGTCGAGACCTGCCGCAGCGGCGCCGAAGCCATCCGCCGGCTCCGGATGGAGGACTTCGACATCGTCCTGTTGGACCTCCTGATGCCGGAGGTGGACGGGCTGACGGTTCTGGAAACGGTAAAGCCCTACCTGCCGCAAACGGAGTTCATCATCCTGACCGCCGTGGACGACCTGTCGACAACGGTCAGGGCCATCCGGACGGGGGCCTACGACTACCTGGTGAAGCCCGTGGACAACGAGCTTCTGATCCTCACGATCCAGCGCGCCTTCGAGCGAAGGGGGCTGCTGAACAGCCTGGCCCCCGTAGCGGCGGGCCGCGTCTCCGACACGCCGGAGGCCTTCACGGCGATCGTCACGAAGTGCCCGCGCATGAGGTCGCTCCTTGCCTACGCCCAGGTCATGGCCCGGAGCGGCAACCCGGTCCTGATCACCGGGGAATCGGGAACCGGGAAGGAATTGGTGGCCCAGGGCATCCACCGGGCGGGTCCGTCGCCCGAGGGCCCATTCGTCGCCGTCAACGTCAGCGCCATCCCCACGACCATGTTCGAGACCCAGTTCTTCGGCCATGCCCGCGGGGCCTTCACCGGGGCCGAGTCGAGCTACCGCGGCTTCTTCGAGCAGGCCGACGGGGGAACCCTCTTTCTCGACGAGATCGGCGAGCTGCCCCCGGGTCTCCAGGCAAAACTCCTGCGCGTCCTCGAAGACAAGACCTTCACCCCCCTGGGAAGCAGCCGGGCCGTCCAGGTGGACGTCCGGGTCATTTCGGCGACCAACATGGACCTGGACCGGGCCTGCCAGGAAGGTCGCTTCCGCCTCGATCTTTTCTATCGACTCAAGTCGGCCCACATCCACCTTCCGCCCCTCCGGGAACGGGAAGGGGACATCGCCCTCCTGGCGAACCATTTCCTGAAAGAGGCCGGTCGACGATACGCCAAGGAAATCTCGGGGTTCAGCCCTGAGGCCATGGAAATTCTCATGCAGGGGCAATATCCGGGAAACGTCCGGGAGCTGGCCCAGGCGGTGGAGAACGCCGTGCTGCTGGCCGATACGCCCTGGATCCTGCCCCGGCATCTGGGAGCGGCGGCACTCCGGCCGGCACCCTTCGCCCGGCGCCTGTGCACCCTCAAGGAAAACGACGAGGCCCACGTGGCCTACGTCCTCATGAATACCGGCGGAGACCGGAAACAGACCGCCCGGATCCTCGGGATCACCGTCCGCCAGCTCCAGAGAAAGCTCGCCCAGATGCGACGGGACACGGGGTGGCAGGCCTACCTGGACGACAGCTCCGCCCCCTGA
- a CDS encoding F0F1 ATP synthase subunit beta, translating to MKREANEGVILSIRGSVVDARFSAGHLPSIGNVLTTGDDGRTRIEVMVQLNAEIVRGISLMPTQGLARGSTITDMGSPFMIPVGKELLGRVFNVFGEPIDNLEFQGGGEVRSIHGVPVPITQQSTVSEIFETGIKAVDVLCPLERGGKAGLFGGAGVGKTVLLTEMIHNMVGHHHGISIFCGIGERCREGEELYREMKEAGVLPNTVMVFGQMNEPPGARYRVGHTGLTMAEYFRDEERQDVFLLIDNIFRFIQAGQEVSGLMGLLPSRLGYQPTLASDLAALEERICNTTTGAITSIQAVYVPADDFTDPSATHTFSHLTASIVLSRKRASEGFYPAIDLLQSGSKMLMPNIAGERHYRIAQEIRKNLTIYEELKDIIAMLGINELSREDQRTVYRARRLERFFTQPFHVTEQFIGKAGKTVSLQDALDGCERILNDEFADTPENVLYMIGAIDEALKQKEEAS from the coding sequence ATGAAACGGGAAGCAAACGAAGGGGTCATTCTGTCCATCCGGGGAAGCGTCGTGGACGCCCGCTTTTCGGCGGGCCATCTTCCGTCCATTGGCAACGTCCTCACGACCGGGGATGACGGCCGGACCCGGATCGAGGTCATGGTCCAGCTTAACGCGGAAATCGTGCGGGGTATCTCCCTGATGCCGACCCAGGGTCTGGCCCGGGGTTCCACCATCACCGACATGGGCAGCCCCTTCATGATCCCCGTCGGCAAGGAACTTCTGGGGCGCGTTTTCAATGTTTTCGGCGAACCCATCGACAACCTCGAATTCCAGGGTGGCGGCGAGGTCCGCTCCATTCACGGAGTTCCCGTTCCGATCACCCAGCAGTCCACCGTTTCGGAGATTTTCGAAACGGGGATCAAGGCCGTCGACGTCCTCTGTCCTCTGGAGCGGGGCGGCAAGGCGGGGCTGTTCGGCGGCGCCGGCGTGGGCAAAACCGTCCTCCTGACGGAGATGATCCACAACATGGTGGGCCATCACCACGGCATCAGCATCTTTTGCGGTATCGGCGAGCGCTGCCGCGAGGGCGAGGAACTCTACCGGGAGATGAAGGAGGCCGGCGTCCTCCCCAACACCGTCATGGTTTTCGGCCAGATGAACGAGCCGCCGGGGGCCCGCTACCGGGTGGGCCATACGGGACTCACCATGGCCGAATACTTTCGGGACGAGGAGCGACAGGACGTCTTCCTCCTCATCGACAACATCTTCCGCTTCATCCAGGCGGGCCAGGAGGTCTCGGGCCTCATGGGGCTTCTCCCCTCCCGCCTCGGATACCAGCCCACCCTGGCATCGGACCTGGCGGCGCTGGAAGAGAGAATCTGCAACACCACCACCGGGGCCATCACCTCGATCCAGGCCGTCTACGTCCCCGCCGACGACTTCACCGACCCGTCGGCCACCCACACGTTCAGCCACCTGACGGCCTCCATCGTGCTGTCCCGGAAGCGGGCCAGCGAGGGGTTCTACCCGGCCATCGATCTCCTCCAGTCCGGATCGAAAATGCTCATGCCCAACATCGCCGGCGAGCGGCACTACCGGATCGCCCAGGAAATCAGAAAAAACCTCACCATTTACGAGGAGTTGAAGGACATCATCGCCATGCTGGGGATCAACGAACTGTCCCGGGAAGACCAGCGCACCGTCTACCGGGCCCGCCGGCTGGAGCGGTTCTTCACCCAGCCTTTCCATGTGACGGAGCAGTTCATCGGCAAGGCGGGCAAGACCGTCTCCCTCCAGGACGCCCTGGACGGCTGCGAGCGAATCCTCAACGACGAGTTCGCCGACACCCCGGAAAATGTCCTCTATATGATCGGCGCCATCGACGAGGCCCTGAAACAGAAGGAAGAAGCGTCATGA
- a CDS encoding F0F1 ATP synthase subunit epsilon, producing the protein MKLKVLLPSEVFLTAEVTKVVAEAENGFFCLMPQHVDFTAALVPSVFSYTAADGGEHYLAVDVGTLVKKGGEILVSTRSAFQSPELGHLKDVVIRQFEEIDEREKKARAAAARLEIDLLRRFMELRHE; encoded by the coding sequence ATGAAACTGAAGGTCCTGCTCCCGTCGGAAGTCTTTCTCACCGCGGAGGTGACCAAAGTGGTGGCCGAGGCCGAAAACGGATTCTTCTGCCTGATGCCCCAGCACGTCGACTTCACGGCCGCTCTCGTCCCCAGCGTGTTTTCCTATACCGCCGCCGACGGCGGGGAGCACTACCTGGCCGTCGACGTTGGCACCCTGGTCAAAAAGGGGGGCGAGATCCTGGTCTCGACCCGAAGCGCCTTCCAGAGCCCGGAGTTGGGTCACCTGAAGGATGTGGTCATCCGCCAGTTCGAGGAGATCGACGAGCGGGAGAAGAAGGCCCGCGCCGCCGCCGCCCGGCTGGAGATAGACCTGCTGCGCAGGTTCATGGAGCTGAGACATGAGTGA
- a CDS encoding ATP synthase subunit I yields MNSLSTLIVPFLAGCLLGFFYFTGLWQTVKRLPGARHPWRLLVVSYAARLASTLGGFYLLMDGSWERPVAAVIGFLTLRTVMVRGLGPKIPPPPKGVPAWKS; encoded by the coding sequence ATGAATTCGCTGTCGACGCTGATCGTTCCGTTCCTGGCGGGGTGCCTGCTCGGATTCTTCTACTTCACCGGCCTCTGGCAGACGGTGAAGCGCCTCCCCGGTGCCCGGCATCCCTGGCGGCTCCTCGTCGTCAGCTACGCCGCCAGGCTGGCGTCCACGCTGGGCGGATTCTACCTGCTCATGGACGGTTCCTGGGAGCGCCCGGTGGCGGCCGTAATCGGCTTCCTCACGCTCCGTACCGTCATGGTCCGCGGCCTCGGCCCGAAGATCCCCCCTCCGCCGAAAGGAGTCCCGGCATGGAAATCGTAG